Below is a genomic region from Eupeodes corollae chromosome 1, idEupCoro1.1, whole genome shotgun sequence.
CAAGAACGCCATTTCCTGAACCACCAATGCCACCTGGCCTTCCGCCTAGTCCCAGAAAATTAGCAAACAGTCCAAGGGGTCCACCACCTCCAGCACCTCCTCCATTCCCTAGAAATGCGCTTGCTAGTCCACCACCACTTCCACCTCCTAATAGACCAGGAAAAATTCTTGGTTGATTTTCAGAGCCACTCGCAGAACCACTTGATTCTGAATTTCCTTGCGGCCTAGCTTTCACATTTCCAATCACAAGTACCAAACATACTAAAAGTATCTTCTATAAAGACAAAAAGTATCTAAATCTAAGTTTCTCTTAAAGTCTCTTTAAAATTCTTACCATCAACtgcatttttacttaaaaatttgtttgtttttttttgagaaaatttttacTTTGACGATTAAACTCGATTGCTTTGGCTTTATATAGTCTTCCGCTCAAAGTACTCACCTACTCAGAAAAACCATCTCAAAACAAAGACAGGTTTTAGTTTTGACTATTCCGATCTTATGGCTTTAATCAATTTTGCAATACA
It encodes:
- the LOC129943106 gene encoding acanthoscurrin-2-like yields the protein MQLMKILLVCLVLVIGNVKARPQGNSESSGSASGSENQPRIFPGLLGGGSGGGLASAFLGNGGGAGGGGPLGLFANFLGLGGRPGGIGGSGNGVLGNNPLSGLFGGGGGGGPLSGLGSGGGLLNNGFGGGLSGGGPLGGGYGGGPFGGYGGGGYGGYGGYPLGGFGSGLGYPSYGGGYGFGQPSFFG